Proteins found in one Petrotoga sibirica DSM 13575 genomic segment:
- a CDS encoding amidohydrolase family protein: MFKLGRNGKFKFISTKHNKKLFVTPLITDSHLHILGLGEKLSQPTLEKKKLSEIKSVIEEIVSKRPNKIVLRGWTEEFAIPDKDFLDSINREIPIMLVRRCGHFAVVNSKVLESIDFSDSSNYVDFEEGKIKEGAIDKFYKTFGPFTDVKNNYETSKRYLKEKGYGFVHSDDLHGISQDELPFTHDNDFFVYEKVAVKGYNELLKYYELGYFNEFKCVKIYLDGSLGARTALLLNKYTDYDTYGEELWEDTELNAVVKFCEDNGLHLAAHAIGDGAIEQILRVFEMVNPKLRHRIIHAIVLKSKQIERIKKHNLIVDIQPQFIESDKVFIADRLGERVKDAFRFYDLYKSQVPFFISSDAPVEEPNWLRDIKRLKEIGIPYNYSLYQLTYGPEGIDNIDRQESMESKALIFQHDPFVEISQPKIYQIEN, encoded by the coding sequence TTGTTTAAACTCGGTAGAAATGGTAAATTTAAATTTATAAGCACTAAGCACAACAAAAAGTTATTCGTTACTCCATTGATAACGGATTCACATTTACATATATTGGGATTGGGAGAAAAGCTTTCTCAACCAACTTTGGAGAAAAAGAAGCTATCTGAAATTAAAAGTGTTATAGAAGAAATTGTAAGTAAAAGACCAAATAAAATCGTTTTGAGAGGTTGGACAGAAGAATTTGCTATTCCTGATAAAGATTTTTTAGATTCAATAAACAGAGAAATCCCTATCATGCTGGTTAGGAGATGCGGACATTTTGCGGTTGTGAATTCAAAGGTTTTGGAGAGTATTGACTTTTCAGATTCAAGTAATTACGTGGATTTTGAAGAAGGAAAAATCAAAGAAGGTGCGATTGACAAATTTTATAAAACTTTTGGTCCTTTTACTGACGTAAAAAATAATTACGAAACCTCAAAGAGGTATTTAAAAGAAAAAGGGTATGGTTTTGTTCATTCAGATGATTTACATGGTATTTCTCAAGACGAGTTACCATTTACACACGATAATGATTTTTTTGTATATGAAAAGGTTGCCGTTAAGGGCTATAATGAGCTTTTAAAATATTATGAACTAGGATACTTTAACGAATTTAAATGTGTTAAAATATATTTGGATGGTTCGTTAGGTGCACGAACAGCTTTATTGCTTAATAAGTACACCGATTACGATACGTATGGGGAAGAATTATGGGAAGATACGGAGTTAAATGCGGTCGTTAAATTTTGTGAAGATAATGGGCTTCATTTAGCTGCTCATGCTATAGGAGATGGGGCTATAGAACAAATTTTAAGAGTTTTTGAAATGGTAAATCCCAAATTAAGGCATAGAATAATTCATGCTATTGTGCTTAAATCTAAACAAATAGAAAGGATTAAAAAACATAACCTTATTGTAGACATACAACCTCAATTCATTGAATCCGATAAAGTTTTTATTGCAGATAGATTGGGTGAAAGGGTAAAAGATGCGTTTAGATTTTATGATTTATACAAATCACAAGTTCCTTTTTTCATTTCATCAGATGCCCCAGTTGAAGAACCAAATTGGTTGAGAGATATTAAAAGATTGAAGGAAATAGGTATACCTTATAATTATTCTTTGTATCAGCTTACCTATGGGCCAGAAGGTATAGATAACATTGATAGGCAAGAAAGTATGGAAAGTAAAGCTTTAATATTTCAACACGATCCTTTTGTGGAAATATCTCAACCAAAGATCTATCAAATCGAAAACTAG
- a CDS encoding ROK family transcriptional regulator yields the protein MIELILKNETQLKILREIWLKKKTTMLEISNNLQIDRSNVSRNLKTLRSIGLIYYSNKKVKNSKRGRKTLQLQINYSFAYNIGITVTENFFLVLLMDLNFNVIRKETIFKEVNEKTIVNDLINCIEIFSDFLEQVLFIAISFPEPVDDEKGLILSSGIFPIKDMCLKNILEERINIPVHLENDANAGAIYHYYKNNGIYRFINFMFLSFYVNKKSINAIQGNGIIINGEIYKGAHSFAGEAPVIIPIWKQNEKDYMDILKFQQYLKDEKKSHILKDYIDIYSKAASIIINFLDSEIFIFGGHTEILPQFLLKSMVSKTKEKIIDNERRKIKIEIDNDGLESIAKGSAMSFMNKIMNNYNMANKVFLKLKKTTFSNF from the coding sequence GTGATCGAATTGATTCTTAAAAATGAAACTCAATTGAAAATATTGCGTGAAATATGGCTAAAGAAAAAAACAACTATGTTAGAAATTAGCAATAATTTACAAATAGATAGATCAAACGTATCTAGAAATCTAAAAACTTTGAGAAGTATAGGTTTAATTTATTATTCTAACAAAAAGGTAAAAAATAGTAAGCGGGGAAGAAAAACTTTGCAATTACAAATCAATTACTCTTTTGCATACAATATAGGGATCACCGTTACAGAAAATTTTTTTCTTGTTTTATTGATGGATCTGAATTTTAACGTAATCAGAAAAGAAACAATTTTCAAAGAAGTGAATGAAAAAACAATAGTCAATGATTTGATTAATTGCATTGAGATTTTTTCGGATTTTTTAGAGCAGGTTCTCTTCATAGCGATATCTTTTCCGGAACCGGTTGATGATGAAAAAGGGTTGATCTTATCTTCTGGTATTTTCCCTATAAAAGATATGTGTTTAAAGAATATATTGGAGGAACGAATAAACATTCCAGTTCATTTAGAAAATGACGCTAATGCAGGAGCTATCTATCACTATTATAAGAATAATGGTATTTATAGATTTATAAATTTCATGTTTTTAAGTTTTTATGTTAATAAAAAAAGTATTAATGCAATTCAAGGGAATGGAATAATAATTAACGGTGAGATTTATAAAGGAGCTCATAGTTTTGCCGGCGAAGCACCTGTAATTATTCCAATTTGGAAACAGAACGAAAAAGATTATATGGATATTTTAAAATTTCAACAGTATCTCAAAGATGAAAAAAAATCTCATATCTTGAAAGATTATATTGATATATATTCGAAAGCAGCTTCAATAATCATTAATTTTTTAGATTCTGAAATTTTTATATTTGGAGGGCATACAGAGATACTTCCACAATTTTTATTAAAATCCATGGTCAGTAAAACAAAAGAAAAAATTATAGATAATGAAAGAAGAAAGATAAAAATTGAAATCGATAACGATGGTTTAGAAAGCATAGCAAAAGGTTCTGCCATGTCCTTTATGAATAAGATTATGAACAATTATAACATGGCAAATAAGGTTTTCCTTAAGTTGAAAAAAACAACATTTTCTAATTTCTAA
- a CDS encoding ABC transporter substrate-binding protein: protein MKKKVWLVTLVVLLVGIVFSQVLPTIPRSETLIVDNLHGRVGNPGSFNLWIPGSLAGHGPQQVLMDALWYVDPQTGEWINALAAQEPVYNEDFTQITIKLRQGLYWSDGVPFTADDVVFTVKNIASHPGMNSSAQLQMYVKDIYKTDDYTVVIELNSPNPKAHNIFTSLVYGALFIQPKHIWEKVENPLTFTFNPPVSIGPYVLDSYDPQGYWFLFKKREDWQRTSVGQLYGEPKPNYVLFIYYGTDDRKVAAQARHELDMIFDLTPEAFEVLRERNKYSVVWYEDFPWAWMDDVNSRGMFLNNARYPLDNKDVRWALTLAINIEDVIISGYAGIERVSALHSCPTQYFTEIYYDPLEPWLENFTLDDGYKPYDTNVAYRIADWAKESYNIEVEDPEAVWGIGWWKYDPQEAEKLLLNLGFSKDRNGRWLLPDGTPWKISIIAPADFEIDATRLAFAVADQWRNFGVRVNVETLEAGPLWTRQALGDYDVGSFWGGMLASSGIPDIWTFINGFKSDFYTPLGTAVTTPNNYRWKVPDRVDQIIDEMGASYFADPKVMELAKEFYKVAVEEMPVIPMVINKKFNANDNYYWTNYPNANNPYMANVSWWAEFKFMLPRLEPTGRK, encoded by the coding sequence ATGAAAAAGAAAGTATGGCTAGTAACGTTGGTTGTTCTGTTGGTGGGCATAGTTTTTTCTCAGGTCTTACCAACAATTCCAAGAAGCGAAACACTAATTGTGGATAATCTACATGGACGTGTTGGTAACCCTGGAAGTTTTAACTTATGGATACCAGGATCTCTCGCCGGTCATGGGCCTCAACAGGTATTGATGGATGCTCTATGGTATGTTGATCCACAAACAGGTGAATGGATAAACGCCTTAGCTGCCCAAGAACCTGTTTACAATGAAGATTTTACACAAATAACCATAAAACTGAGACAGGGACTTTATTGGAGTGATGGCGTTCCTTTCACCGCTGACGATGTAGTATTCACGGTAAAAAATATTGCAAGCCACCCGGGTATGAATTCAAGTGCCCAACTTCAAATGTACGTAAAAGACATTTACAAAACGGATGATTACACTGTAGTTATAGAACTTAATTCTCCCAATCCAAAAGCTCACAACATTTTTACTTCTTTAGTTTATGGGGCTCTTTTTATTCAGCCAAAACACATATGGGAGAAAGTAGAGAATCCATTAACCTTCACTTTCAACCCTCCCGTTTCAATAGGTCCATATGTACTTGATAGTTACGATCCTCAAGGGTACTGGTTCTTATTCAAAAAACGTGAGGATTGGCAAAGAACAAGCGTTGGTCAATTGTATGGAGAACCAAAACCTAACTATGTGCTCTTTATTTACTATGGTACCGATGACAGAAAAGTTGCGGCTCAAGCTCGACATGAATTGGACATGATTTTCGATTTAACCCCCGAAGCTTTCGAAGTCTTGAGGGAGAGAAACAAGTATTCCGTTGTATGGTACGAAGATTTCCCTTGGGCATGGATGGATGATGTTAACTCAAGAGGAATGTTTCTTAACAACGCTAGATATCCCTTAGATAACAAAGACGTCAGATGGGCGTTAACCTTGGCAATAAACATTGAAGATGTCATTATTTCGGGATATGCTGGAATAGAGAGAGTATCCGCTCTTCATTCTTGTCCTACTCAGTATTTCACTGAGATTTATTATGACCCTTTGGAGCCATGGCTCGAAAACTTCACACTGGATGATGGTTACAAACCTTATGATACAAACGTCGCTTATAGAATAGCAGATTGGGCTAAAGAATCGTACAATATTGAAGTGGAAGACCCCGAAGCAGTCTGGGGAATCGGCTGGTGGAAATATGATCCTCAAGAGGCAGAAAAGCTACTTTTGAATCTCGGGTTTTCAAAAGATAGAAATGGAAGATGGTTGCTACCAGATGGGACTCCATGGAAGATCAGCATTATTGCACCGGCTGATTTTGAGATAGATGCCACAAGATTAGCATTTGCAGTAGCTGATCAATGGAGAAATTTTGGTGTTCGGGTTAACGTAGAAACCTTAGAAGCAGGCCCATTATGGACAAGACAAGCTCTCGGTGATTACGATGTTGGCTCTTTCTGGGGTGGGATGTTAGCATCCTCAGGTATTCCCGATATTTGGACGTTTATCAATGGTTTTAAATCGGACTTCTACACTCCTTTAGGAACCGCAGTTACAACCCCAAATAATTATAGATGGAAGGTTCCCGATAGAGTAGATCAAATAATTGATGAGATGGGTGCTTCTTACTTTGCGGACCCGAAAGTTATGGAATTGGCAAAAGAGTTCTATAAAGTAGCTGTTGAAGAAATGCCAGTAATTCCAATGGTAATAAACAAAAAATTCAATGCCAATGATAACTATTATTGGACAAACTATCCAAATGCAAACAATCCTTATATGGCCAACGTTTCTTGGTGGGCTGAATTTAAGTTCATGTTGCCAAGACTTGAGCCAACTGGAAGAAAATAA
- a CDS encoding ABC transporter permease: protein MKVLKTYIIPRLIQYLLVIFIGITITFIIPRLTPIDPVQSAINRLTSYGGAYMEPEAVASMQNTLKELYGLEGGVVEQYFAFWKHLFTFDFGPSLSMFPTLVTEIIANSLPWTFFLLFFSLIISWIIGNILGGLAGYFKEKKWSNVLAVVAMSIYPIPYYVMALILVILFVYIFPIFPMMGGYSVGIQPSFTWSFFLDVLRHSILPAISLILVGIGWWFLSMRSMTSNIVAEDFVTYAEFAGLPKNKLLYSYVMRNGVLPQITALALQIGGIFNGAIITEVAFSYPGVGSLLQKSITNGDFNLMMGISVLSIIAIATASLIIDLIYPLFDPRIRYR, encoded by the coding sequence TTGAAAGTTTTAAAAACATACATTATTCCTCGATTAATTCAATATTTACTTGTAATATTCATAGGGATAACTATAACTTTTATTATTCCTAGATTAACTCCTATAGATCCAGTACAGTCCGCTATAAACAGATTAACGTCCTATGGTGGAGCTTATATGGAACCTGAGGCAGTTGCAAGTATGCAAAATACTTTAAAAGAATTGTATGGATTAGAGGGCGGGGTAGTTGAACAGTACTTTGCTTTTTGGAAACATCTCTTTACTTTTGACTTTGGCCCTTCCTTATCCATGTTTCCCACACTTGTTACCGAGATTATTGCCAATTCTCTACCATGGACTTTTTTCTTACTTTTCTTCTCTCTAATCATTTCCTGGATTATAGGAAATATTTTAGGAGGATTAGCCGGATATTTTAAAGAAAAAAAATGGTCAAACGTGTTGGCTGTAGTTGCGATGTCTATATATCCAATTCCATATTACGTTATGGCTTTAATTTTAGTTATTTTGTTTGTTTATATTTTTCCAATATTTCCAATGATGGGAGGATACAGTGTAGGAATTCAACCATCTTTTACTTGGTCATTTTTTTTGGATGTCTTAAGACATAGCATATTACCTGCAATTTCTTTGATTCTAGTAGGCATAGGTTGGTGGTTTTTAAGTATGAGATCAATGACATCCAACATAGTCGCAGAGGACTTTGTCACTTACGCAGAATTTGCGGGCTTACCCAAAAACAAGTTGTTATACAGTTATGTTATGAGAAATGGTGTATTACCACAAATAACTGCTTTAGCTCTTCAAATTGGTGGAATATTCAACGGGGCCATTATAACTGAAGTTGCCTTTTCTTACCCTGGAGTCGGCTCTTTGTTACAAAAATCAATCACCAACGGTGATTTCAATTTAATGATGGGGATATCTGTCCTCTCCATAATAGCAATAGCAACTGCATCGTTGATAATAGATTTAATTTACCCTTTGTTTGATCCAAGAATAAGGTATAGATGA
- a CDS encoding ABC transporter permease: MFVIIKDLLKRDKKFLFGFTVISILVFLAILSAFSPYDPRSWNVVPKDKSPSFQHLLGTNSMGQDIFWNTTHALKNSFILGLTTACISTIIGTIVGLIAGYRGGILDRILMSINDSFIVLPSLPILVFLSFSLREKMTIFVMGAILSIFSWPWGGKQVRAQVLSLREREFTYTSIFSGMNMWKVVFKEHLPFVIPWVIANFINTILWALGMEITLSVLGLTSLETPTIGTTIHWAMQYQAIFRGIWWWMLTPIILSVIFFVALYMLSVSISEFLDPRTRLQRIKMGG, encoded by the coding sequence ATGTTTGTAATAATAAAAGATCTCCTAAAAAGAGATAAAAAATTTTTGTTTGGATTTACTGTAATATCTATTTTGGTTTTCTTGGCTATTTTATCGGCATTTTCACCATACGATCCAAGGTCATGGAATGTTGTTCCAAAAGACAAATCACCCAGTTTTCAACACCTTTTAGGAACAAATTCGATGGGCCAAGATATATTCTGGAATACCACCCATGCTTTAAAAAATTCATTCATTTTAGGATTAACGACGGCATGCATTTCAACCATAATAGGCACCATAGTTGGATTAATAGCGGGTTACAGAGGAGGTATTTTGGATCGAATTCTAATGTCCATAAACGACAGTTTCATAGTTTTACCCTCTTTACCAATACTCGTATTCCTTTCTTTTTCTTTAAGAGAAAAAATGACTATCTTTGTTATGGGAGCTATACTTTCCATATTCTCCTGGCCTTGGGGGGGAAAACAAGTTAGGGCCCAAGTTCTAAGTTTAAGAGAAAGAGAGTTCACTTACACTTCTATATTTTCAGGGATGAACATGTGGAAGGTAGTTTTTAAAGAACATCTTCCTTTTGTGATACCCTGGGTGATAGCTAATTTTATTAACACGATTCTTTGGGCATTAGGAATGGAGATAACTTTGTCGGTCCTTGGATTGACTAGTCTAGAAACACCCACTATTGGCACAACTATCCATTGGGCAATGCAATATCAAGCAATTTTCAGAGGAATATGGTGGTGGATGTTAACGCCAATAATTTTATCAGTTATATTTTTTGTGGCATTATACATGCTTTCAGTTAGTATAAGCGAATTCTTGGATCCTCGAACCAGATTGCAAAGAATAAAAATGGGAGGCTAA
- a CDS encoding ABC transporter ATP-binding protein → MSLLEIKDLSAYYITHVFGVKRDVKAVDNLTFSVEENEIMGLAGESGCGKSTLLKVLLSMVKPPLKVLKGEVNYSYDSKNFNLLTLDEERLRKVQWEDISYIPQGSMSTFNPVRKIRKTFEDVIKTHKKNSDKEVYEKLMEEHLKYLGLPLEVLDSYPHQLSGGMRQRTTIALATILEPKVIFADEPTTALDVVVQRGVIQMLKQLHREHRNTMVMVTHDMAVHANVADRVAVMYAGKIVEISKKEKLFTNPSHPYSKFLINSLPKIGDRRQRASAPGNPPSLANPPEGCRFHPRCPYAKDICKKYVPKLIEDEKGHYVACFLFSDEVEEGENVVQQTT, encoded by the coding sequence ATGTCTTTACTTGAAATAAAAGATCTATCTGCTTATTATATTACCCATGTATTTGGTGTGAAAAGGGATGTAAAAGCGGTAGATAATCTGACCTTTTCAGTTGAAGAAAATGAGATCATGGGTTTAGCTGGTGAATCAGGTTGCGGAAAAAGCACCTTGCTAAAAGTTCTTTTATCTATGGTCAAACCTCCTTTGAAAGTCCTAAAAGGGGAAGTAAACTACTCATATGATAGTAAAAATTTCAATCTTTTGACCTTAGATGAAGAGAGATTAAGAAAGGTACAATGGGAAGACATATCTTATATTCCACAAGGTTCTATGAGCACGTTTAACCCTGTGAGAAAAATACGAAAAACCTTCGAAGATGTTATAAAAACACATAAAAAAAACTCTGATAAAGAAGTGTATGAAAAACTTATGGAAGAGCATTTAAAATATTTAGGACTACCTTTGGAGGTTTTAGATTCATATCCTCACCAACTTTCAGGAGGTATGAGACAAAGAACAACCATCGCACTTGCAACTATACTAGAACCGAAAGTTATATTTGCTGATGAACCTACAACCGCTTTGGATGTCGTAGTCCAAAGGGGTGTTATACAGATGCTTAAACAGCTTCATAGAGAGCATAGAAATACAATGGTAATGGTTACACATGATATGGCTGTGCACGCTAACGTTGCTGATAGGGTTGCTGTAATGTATGCTGGAAAGATAGTTGAAATTTCCAAAAAAGAGAAATTGTTTACAAACCCAAGTCACCCCTACTCTAAATTTCTCATAAACTCTCTTCCAAAGATAGGCGATAGAAGGCAAAGAGCAAGTGCACCTGGTAATCCTCCGTCTTTGGCTAACCCTCCTGAAGGATGCAGGTTTCATCCAAGATGTCCTTATGCCAAAGATATCTGTAAAAAATACGTACCAAAACTAATAGAAGATGAAAAAGGGCATTATGTTGCATGTTTCTTATTCTCCGATGAAGTAGAGGAAGGTGAGAACGTTGTCCAACAAACTACTTGA
- a CDS encoding ABC transporter ATP-binding protein: MSNKLLEVKDLEKVFHLGGRFFGTKLKAVNKVNFDLDAEKPKILTFAGETGSGKTTVARMILGLETPTSGEVIYKGRNVTHIKKRKELMEYMKDVQPIFQNPFETFNPLKKVDTYLFEMAENYKIAKTKEEKQKAVEGSLNSVGLTLKEIRGRYPNELSGGQLQRVSVARALVTRPSLLIADEPVSMVDASLRMSIVNLFAELKTKYKVSVLYITHDLATAYYISDRIAIMLRGDVVEFGDIDKVMLSPLHPYTQILIESVPQPDPEGTWKEDIKLSSLEIKEFSRLGCKFYERCPFSMKICKDVEPPYVFKDGREVKCHLYSEEIEHIEKSEETVN; the protein is encoded by the coding sequence TTGTCCAACAAACTACTTGAGGTTAAAGATTTGGAAAAAGTATTCCATTTAGGTGGAAGATTCTTTGGAACTAAATTAAAAGCTGTAAATAAGGTAAATTTTGATTTAGATGCTGAAAAACCTAAAATCCTAACTTTTGCCGGAGAGACAGGAAGTGGAAAAACAACTGTAGCCAGAATGATCCTGGGGCTTGAAACTCCTACTTCTGGGGAAGTTATATACAAAGGAAGGAATGTAACACACATCAAAAAAAGAAAAGAACTTATGGAATATATGAAAGACGTGCAACCCATCTTTCAAAATCCTTTTGAAACATTTAATCCTCTAAAAAAAGTGGATACGTATCTATTTGAAATGGCTGAAAATTATAAAATAGCAAAAACAAAAGAAGAGAAACAAAAGGCAGTAGAAGGATCACTTAACTCAGTCGGGTTGACACTAAAGGAGATTAGAGGAAGGTACCCCAACGAATTATCGGGGGGACAGTTGCAGAGAGTTTCTGTTGCCAGAGCTCTTGTAACAAGGCCTTCACTCCTAATAGCCGATGAGCCTGTTTCGATGGTCGATGCTTCTTTGAGAATGTCAATAGTGAATTTGTTTGCTGAGTTGAAAACAAAGTATAAAGTATCAGTTTTATACATAACTCATGATCTTGCAACCGCTTATTACATAAGTGATAGAATTGCCATAATGTTAAGGGGGGATGTGGTGGAATTTGGAGATATAGATAAAGTCATGCTTTCTCCTCTCCATCCATATACCCAAATACTCATAGAGTCTGTTCCTCAACCAGACCCAGAAGGAACATGGAAAGAAGATATAAAATTATCTTCTTTAGAAATCAAAGAATTTTCAAGATTAGGCTGTAAGTTCTATGAGAGATGCCCATTTTCAATGAAAATTTGTAAAGATGTAGAGCCTCCATATGTTTTTAAAGATGGGAGAGAAGTGAAATGCCATCTTTACTCTGAAGAAATTGAACACATTGAAAAGTCTGAAGAAACTGTAAACTAA
- a CDS encoding dienelactone hydrolase family protein, translating to MTQRNFKIDFSYAKQNIEFTQSFINKGRNYRESLIKFHSLYKFNKKGTETNEIFLFEPKGKTLGVVLILHGLGTKNITYILKMGRYFSKLGIRAVVPILPDNYTRTSNGSMSGKNYFSADIYTTLNTWEHAVVDVLSIIDFLKANELWHERNFMIGYCLGGMVSVIVNSLNSEIKHNFIIASGGNMAELVWESPTLEFTRRELLKKKDNILYLNDRERLIKTFQEDLRNVGKFKSIQEFLNSNIHPLMKVDPAAYAKFLNREKVTFLEAAFDKTLPKNTRRVLWENLGRPRRMTVPIDHITWLPFQRLISNIIINEMRFEDIKYRFANLGYLAIFSK from the coding sequence ATGACACAAAGGAATTTTAAAATAGATTTTAGTTATGCAAAACAAAATATTGAGTTTACTCAGTCCTTCATAAATAAAGGCAGAAATTATAGAGAATCATTGATAAAATTTCATTCCTTATACAAATTTAATAAAAAAGGCACAGAAACTAATGAAATTTTTCTTTTTGAGCCTAAAGGGAAAACTTTGGGTGTAGTTTTAATACTTCATGGTTTAGGAACCAAAAATATTACCTATATCTTAAAAATGGGACGATATTTTTCCAAATTAGGTATAAGGGCTGTAGTGCCAATATTACCAGACAATTATACTAGAACATCAAATGGATCGATGAGCGGCAAAAATTATTTTTCTGCCGATATTTATACAACCTTGAACACATGGGAACATGCGGTTGTTGATGTATTAAGTATCATAGATTTTTTGAAGGCAAACGAACTTTGGCATGAACGAAACTTCATGATAGGATACTGCCTTGGGGGTATGGTATCTGTTATCGTTAACTCTTTAAATTCTGAGATTAAGCATAATTTCATTATAGCCAGTGGTGGAAACATGGCTGAACTTGTATGGGAATCGCCTACATTGGAATTTACAAGAAGGGAATTACTTAAAAAGAAAGACAACATACTTTATTTAAACGATAGAGAAAGGCTAATAAAAACCTTTCAAGAAGATTTAAGAAATGTAGGAAAATTTAAAAGCATTCAAGAGTTTTTAAATTCGAATATACATCCATTGATGAAAGTTGATCCTGCAGCTTATGCCAAATTTTTAAATAGAGAAAAGGTAACATTCTTAGAAGCAGCTTTTGATAAAACCTTACCCAAAAACACAAGAAGGGTTCTATGGGAAAACTTAGGAAGGCCAAGAAGGATGACGGTCCCCATCGATCATATTACCTGGCTACCTTTTCAAAGATTGATATCAAACATTATAATTAACGAAATGAGGTTCGAAGATATCAAATACCGCTTTGCTAATCTAGGATATTTAGCTATTTTCTCAAAGTGA
- a CDS encoding alpha/beta hydrolase, whose product MEVKKGSYSDTITVEYKKDKIPLKLDLYYPAKVKSKYPVVFFAHGGGWITGSRKLSSVTAWAKFLASRGFAVVAIDYRYGYFNKYEELIEDYNDALNYIKDHSEELDLDKENIVLMGTSAGGTLTLYYAAYHSYYNHLEKTKGIKGVVAWYAPSDLLDLWSKQVDSLFAQFAVTATMKGTPKRKFEEYKLYSPINYISERMIPALLVHGKKDDTVPVMTSIKLNKKIKECGVPSTLLIHPKGKHSFEFELKDILTQKFVEKTVSFIRKVFQNTETDNTLEKKAV is encoded by the coding sequence TTGGAAGTTAAGAAAGGCTCTTATTCGGATACAATTACTGTAGAGTATAAAAAAGATAAGATACCTTTGAAATTAGATTTATACTATCCTGCTAAGGTAAAAAGCAAATATCCCGTAGTTTTTTTTGCTCATGGTGGAGGTTGGATAACGGGAAGTAGGAAGTTATCAAGCGTTACCGCATGGGCCAAATTTTTAGCGAGTAGAGGATTCGCCGTTGTTGCGATAGATTACAGGTATGGTTATTTCAACAAATATGAAGAATTGATAGAGGATTACAACGATGCCTTAAATTATATAAAAGATCATAGTGAAGAGCTGGATTTAGACAAAGAAAATATCGTGTTGATGGGAACGTCAGCAGGGGGAACATTGACCCTTTACTATGCAGCATATCACTCTTACTATAATCATTTAGAAAAAACGAAGGGGATAAAAGGAGTGGTAGCTTGGTATGCCCCTTCAGACCTTCTAGATCTGTGGAGTAAGCAAGTTGATTCGCTTTTTGCGCAGTTCGCAGTTACAGCAACAATGAAAGGCACTCCTAAAAGAAAATTTGAAGAATATAAGTTATATTCACCTATAAATTATATATCTGAAAGAATGATTCCAGCATTGCTAGTGCATGGGAAAAAAGATGATACTGTTCCTGTGATGACTTCCATAAAGTTAAATAAGAAGATAAAAGAATGTGGGGTACCTTCTACTTTGTTAATTCATCCCAAAGGGAAGCATTCTTTTGAATTCGAATTAAAAGATATTTTAACTCAGAAATTTGTTGAAAAAACGGTGAGTTTCATTAGAAAAGTATTTCAAAATACAGAAACTGATAATACATTAGAGAAAAAAGCGGTATAG